The following nucleotide sequence is from Schistocerca serialis cubense isolate TAMUIC-IGC-003099 chromosome 4, iqSchSeri2.2, whole genome shotgun sequence.
AACAGCTGGATGATATAAGCTGGTAGAAACTTCGAGAGGACATCATTGCTCACTATTGGTCCCTGACTACAGCGTACTATGCTGCGAGACGCAAAGAGGTTGCCGGATGTGAAGGTGCAAAATTTGTTTCACAGGCATGATGAATACGCACGGAGAGATGCATCTGCCAGGATGTTACGAATCAGcgctcactccactgcagaatTAAGATTCTTTGTGCGGATACGACATAAACTCATTAAAGTTTTCTGCCTGATTCTTGCATTTTCGCTCATATTCGGTCAAGACAAAACATTTGCCCATACAGGacaaggattggaaaggaaatctgGCGTGTCCACATCAGGGGAACGATCACCTCTTATGCTTTACACTATTTAGGGAACAGAGGAAATCATAAATCTCACGCATACGAGAGGTGTCTGAATCCACGAGAACGGTGTTGGAACACAGTGACGTGAGACGCGTGCTGTGTGCTTACAGGTGATCCTGCCCCTGCTGTTCGCCGCCGTGTCGGCCGGCTACCTGGGAGGCGTGGCCGTGGCGCCAGCGGCCGTCGCCGCCCCcgtcgcctacgccgcccccgtGGCCTACGCCGCCGCCCCCGCCTTGGCCGTGGCCCCCGCTCTGCGCGCCGCCCCTCTGGCTGtcgccgcccccgccatcgccgCTCCTCTGCCCTACGCAGCTGCAGCTCCGATCCTCAAGATCCACTGATCGACAGGATTACTGCAGACGCAGAACCATTTGTAAATACGTAAATAATACGAAATACATAACCAAACAAATCTAAtttattttgtgttcttttttcaCCATTTCTCCTAAATATCGTTCTTCTGGGATTCAGGGAAAATATACACACTGTATCTAATGTTACA
It contains:
- the LOC126475193 gene encoding cuticle protein 38-like isoform X3 — encoded protein: MYKLVILPLLFAAVSAGYLGGVAVAPAAVAAPVAYAAPVAYAAAPALAVAPALRAAPLAVAAPAIAAPLPYAAAAPILKIH